Genomic segment of Notolabrus celidotus isolate fNotCel1 chromosome 1, fNotCel1.pri, whole genome shotgun sequence:
atattgttttatatcgtgttgcttttttattattattatgtaattAAAATCTAACTTCTTGTATTTTGTGTTCTTTCTGCAGCTTCTTAGACAGGATCGAAACCGTCCGGCAGCACGACTACACACCCTCTGATCAGGTCAGTTTGAAAAAatccctctgttatattgaagcACTCTATCTGCAGCTATGCTAACACAATGATCCATTTTTtaacttggcctaatggttaagttgcgcgcccatgtagcaAGTGGCTGGGGCTCGAATCCAGCCTGCTGCCtccttcccgcatgtcatttcccccactctctcccagcttcctacactatccactgtcctctcctttatgaaataaatgtgtaaaagcccaaaaaacataactttcaTATATTAGATAAGTCATTTATTCTAAATGATGAATATTGTTTAGAATTGGTTAACCTTTTGTTTCATCAATCGAATCAATAGAAAATGCCCATCATATgtctttttaatacatttcacgACATACCAACCACAGTTACAAATCATTCATCCCCATCAAATCATTCCTGCAGTCAGAAAACTTTGAAAATGGTATCCTCTTattgtttcatcattttattgCTGTATGGATTTATTTGctgattatttaatttaattttcagtATTATAACTCCTTTTCCAGAAAAAGGTCTCACGCTGTATTAAATGTGAAGAGAAACAGTAAATGATGTTTGCAAAACATTGACACCACATTTCAATGAAAataacacaaagacaacatatctaTTGTTGAAACTGAAAGATGGAAAATTACACgtttgtttgaatattttctgtttcCAGTTAAGATATTTGAAAAGTcgttttattttgaatcctACAAATGTTCCAAACTATTTTGTAGTTATAGAGCTCATTCCATATTTTGGCTCTTAAGTACAATTCAAgtgtttaaatatgttttttagttgtttctttttaagttatatttttgggcttttgcaCCTTTAAGTATAGAAGAGAGGAAAGTGGCTAGGGTAGGAAAAGGGAAGAGagttggggaatgacatgcaggaaaaagGGCTGctggctggaatcgaacctgggcCACCCGCTAGGGGCGCACAATTTAACCATAAGGCTAAATCTGTTGCTccatttcatgtttttgtctACACACTGGCCACTTGtggtttttttaattgaataattatgtttaataaaaatataaaataaggcTGAATTGCATTTAGCTTATGTTTTTAAGGTTGTGGTGCAGCCTTTCTGGATGAAGTGGAGTCATTTTTTAAGTTTCCAATAACTCTGCTTTGGCCCAATATAACAAGGAAAAAAGCAACATATCTTTGTATTTTGAACATGTGATGCAAAACATTATGGGATTAAAAGGAAAATAGGAGCATCCATGCATGTACAATAGTTATTCTTAAAACATAACCTGTTTCTCTGTATTGTTTAAGTTAATTTTTCCACCCTATTAAGTTCACAATCCCATCCTTTATACAttgtcttcttccttttttaagtTCTTCTGTCATCTTATTCCATCTCTTATTCTCTTTACATCTAACATGTCTGTAtcctttttgttcctgtttccTTTAAAGTTGTGGTTCATTGTCTGTTTTCAGGACCTGTTGAGATGCAGAGTACTGACGTCTGGGATCTTCGAGACAAGATTTCAAATAGACAAAGTCAATTTCCAGTGAGTAACCCTGTAGTATATTTAGTTCAGTGTCAGGTGTGAAGTAATCCGCAGATTAAGTAGTAAAAGACCTGAATGTTTCCGCCACATTTGCAAAATGGATAATAAATAGAAgtataaaaaagttttaaagatAAATGAGCAGTTTGAGTTCCCTGGATTACATGTGTATTTGATATTCCatgattgaaataataaatccaTCTGTTTTTGCCCTAATTGTGAAGTTAAATGTTTAACTGTCTTTGTGTCCCAGTATGTTTGATGTTGGAGGTCAGAGGGATGAACGTCGGAAATGGATCCAGTGTTTTAACGGTACGTGTTCAGCTCTGACTGCTGTGTTTTAAGACCACATTACTCACTGCTGATTATTTGAGTCCAGACATTTAGTCTTTAGTTTAGCCAGATGCATGTTTACAgtcagtgtttattttaatgatgaAGGTGAATTAGAGTGCACAAGTGTTTGGTAGCTTTTTCCATCACTGGTTTGTTAATCCTTGTCTctgatgtgtgcatgtgtctgtgtcacagaTGTTACAGCTATCATCTTTGTGGTGGCGAGTAGCAGCTACAACATGGTGATCAGAGAAGACAATCAGACCAACAGACTACAGGAAGCCCTCAACCTTTTCAAGAACATCTGGAACAACAGGTCACACAGTCACTCTACAGCAACAGAACAGCACCTGAAGGAAAGTCTGGAGAAGTCCAGTTCTGAACTTGTTCTTGATTTCTCCCTCACAGGTGGCTACGGACCATTTCGGTAATCCTCTTCCTGAACAAACAGGACCTGCTCGCTGAGAAGGTTTTGGCAGGAAAATCTAAAATTGAGGACTACTTCCCGGAGTTTGCTCGCTACACTACACCAGATGATGGTAGGAACCCCACACTGATATCCACTTATGTACTGAGATCATCCAATCAAATCACTCCTTGTCCTTGTTCTTTATGAGATGCTTTAAAAAATCTGTCAGACCTTTTCTTTGTATGATACTGTTGTGTTTATAAATGCTGGCCTTTCCTTTGGTGAATGCAGTGTCATTATGATAATATATTTCACTATGGTCAAATCTATGAAAGCTAACATCAAGACTATAACAACCAAGATAATTAGCTCTGACACCGACttaagacaaaaataaacaaacaaatagctAACTAAGCTTGCTAACTAACTAAGCTAACTAACCAACTAGCGTACCAAGCTAGCTTACTAACTACCTATCTTACTATCTAACTAACTAAGCTAGCCAACTTACTAAGCtagctaactaactaactaactaactaactatctTACTATCTAATTAACTTACTAAGCTAGCCAatttactcactcactcactcactcactcactcactcacccactcacccactcactcactcactcactcactcactcactcactcactcactcaaccaattgatagatagataggttaaaaaatatacataaataactgttaaattaaattaaatgttaaatttaattttacttttatatACTAATCTAGACTTATTCTTAATAATGCCAACACTTGCTGTAACACCATTGTTTTCTTCTCCAACAGCAATACCGGAGCCAGGCGAGGATCCCCGCGTCACAAGGGCAAAGTACTTTATCAGAGATGAGTTTCTGGTACGTTCAAAGCTCAGTTTTTACTTATTTGTGTTCGACTGTATATGCCTTTTTACTTTCTTATTGATAAACTTCAGTATGATAAACAAAGACAGTTCCCTTCAGGGTTTGAAGTATTTCATCCTCATAGGGCTGTTCAACAGCTGATGAACATCTGGTTACACCGTCACACACTAAAAGAGTGACATACATTATATCAGCAGTTGGCAGTcagtgaaatgttacatttgATCAACATTAGTAAACCTTTATGAAACGTGTGTGCAACAAATCTGTTTCAATCTCTTGATCATTATGGATGAGTCACATGCGAATGTCATCTTCAGTTGACCAAATCAAAGAAGAAATCTCAAAAAGTTTTCCTAATAGTTTGATAGATTGTCATATAACtagatttacatttttctaaCTGTAGCCAATAGATTATAATTTGTTTAGATGTGAATCATGTATGTCTAAATCTCCAGAAGCATCAGCAACAGTTAACAGAATTCCAAAGTAAAGACATCACACTTACATCCAAACTGTGTGACTGGCAAATGCTTTTCTTGGACGTTCTGTTCAAAACCTCACAAGTGACAGTTTAGCGCTGAGGATGTCACCCAGATCTAACTAAATCTTGCAGATGGTCACTTTTTTGTTTAGCTCAGTGTCTGTGTGATTAGGGTATTCCCTACAACATTTACTCTGTAGTCTCAGTATGTCCTATGTTCTTTGTTCCCACACATATTTACTTCCTACTGATTGGTATCTATGGATTAACTTTTAACACTTGCTGCTTAGGATAGATTGAAGCGGTTGATGCAGGCAGCTCGATGAATAGTTAGGCAAGATAGATGGATCAGATTGTTAGCCAAGAGCAGTGAAGAAAAGGTGAAATAGTAAACTAAACGTTTTAGATAAACGGTTGAATTACTAAGCAGAAGTTATGAATAAGTTGTATAATTAATACTACTTAAATGAGGGGTATAAATGAAAGCTTAAAATTATGTTAAGTTGGTTGAAAGGACAGCTTAAGTATTTGAGAATCATCCAAGAGTTACTTCAGagtaacacatttttcttttatagtTGAAATACTGAGTTTAAAGCTATGAATGAATGCAaaagcatgtttttgtgtgtgtttgaagtagttaacttaaaaatatttattattttaacggTTGCAGTAGGAAAAAGGGATGAGTTATAACAGCAGTTAACAAAGAGAAGTAGTGGAAATAGTtagcttaaaggtacagtgtgttgtaatTAGCCGCTTTaggcagaacagacttggtggAAATCAAATATACAGTAAAATTTACAAGTATGTTTAAGTTAGTGTATAATCACCCGAAAATATAAGTTTTGTTGAAAAAATTGTGTCTAATGGTTGAAATACCCAGCTTTGAGGAATGTATAAATTCATAATAGTGAGGTAAAAGTAATCAGCACATGTTTAAAACAGGGAGCCTAATGCTGCAGGTCAGTTATTGAATTGATCAGCCTTAGACACTAACTGTAATGTTCTTTTGGGGGGAATAAATCATTGAAATGAATCAGTGAAATCATTCATAGTGTTGGATTTGATATGGATCATAATGTTAGATGTTGATCAGGGGAAATAGTTACAGAGGTTGTGAATACGTACCACTAACTCATCTGTATTACTCTTCCTCTTTCAGAGGATCAGCACGGCCAGCGGGGACGGACGGCACTACTGTTACCCCCACTTCACCTGCGCAGTCGATACAGAAAACATCCGCCGCGTCTTCAACGACTGTCGGGACATCATACAGAGGATGCACCTACGGCAGTACGAGCTCTTGTGATGGGCAGCGTCGTCCAGCCTGCATATCTACCTACCAACCTACCTATCTACGACCCCACGACCAGTTAGCCAAACTACCCCTCCACTTCAACCCACCAAACACACTGACGGAGCGCCTGCCCTTCCCTGTCTAACCGATGAAACTCCTACATCTCCCAGTGTCACGATTTGAAAGagatctttctgttttttaaaggagaCCGTTAAGAATACAACATCATCGACTTTTAGCCTGGACTAACTGCTGTACTCGGCTACACTTCAACCCAGGAAAGACGGTCAGGACTGAAATCTCTCAGTGCAGGCTTTCCCACCTTTAAGAGATCTTTCTCTCTCAGAtttatgaacacaaacacacactcccaggtacacacacactacaaaataagacattaagaaccattttcaaggttttatgtCTCATATCAaagccacacatacacacagagagacactttTAGAAACCAAGTCCTGCTTCAAACAGAAGGCAGAGGCTGAATGAAATAATGCATTCTGAGAGAGAGGAGTTTATTCACCGCGTGCTGAAGATGGAGccgaaggaggaggaggaaacgaTGGACACGTAGGGCAGCAAACTGAAACAAAGGAGGGCTGTGAGCCTTTTTGTGCCCAAACAGACAAACCAATTGACTAACGGCTGCTTGTGGACGTGAGCGTGACTCGAACATTAGACCACACGGCTCACATGACCTGCTCGTCAAGAAACCAACCGAGTAGGAACGGCAGAaacc
This window contains:
- the LOC117818521 gene encoding guanine nucleotide-binding protein G(s) subunit alpha-like, with protein sequence MGCLGNSKTEDQRNEEKAQREANKKIEKQLQKDKQIYRATHRLLLLGAGESGKSTIVKQMRILHVNGFNAEEKKQKIHDIKNNIKEAIETIVSAMSTLTPPCKLASPANQCRIDYVMNQINQKDFEFPLEFYDHSKTLWQDDGVRACWERSNEYQLIDCAQYFLDRIETVRQHDYTPSDQDLLRCRVLTSGIFETRFQIDKVNFHMFDVGGQRDERRKWIQCFNDVTAIIFVVASSSYNMVIREDNQTNRLQEALNLFKNIWNNRWLRTISVILFLNKQDLLAEKVLAGKSKIEDYFPEFARYTTPDDAIPEPGEDPRVTRAKYFIRDEFLRISTASGDGRHYCYPHFTCAVDTENIRRVFNDCRDIIQRMHLRQYELL